ctgacGATGAGATAGAGAGAATGTAAAACCTGTGCAATTAGAAACGTGGAGTTCCTCTAATTTTTTGTTCGTCAGCGAGATCTGCCGCAAGATCTCGTCGCAATCCGCTCTGACACTTATACTGAACTTCTTCAGCAGCGGCATCCTCTTCAGCTCCTTAATCACCTCAGCTGTATCTTGTTCGTTGTTCGTCACCTGAGAATAAGGATACAAATTTGAGTAAGatgcttttaaaaatttttaacacgtaactttttctcttctttcaaaaGCTGTGCGTATAATTCGGTTGACGATTCTAATCGATTGATATATACCTCGTAAGTTCGCCATAAAAATGGATCATATGCGAGCCGGTTGAAAAACAGGGACACGTGACTGATGGCGTAAAGGTCCTTGTAGGAGAGATAggagaaaatttcgaagatgATCTCCACCGGTAAGGACACAATTCTTGGGATCGGAAACGATATCGGAACCACGGTCTGTGAGTCGCACTTGTTACCAATCCTGGTACGCTTCCTAATGGGCTCTCGAGTAATTGCAAGCTCGTCCATTCTCGTTGCGTTTCCATTTCTGGCATTGGTACGCGCGCGTGCTCTCACATTGTCTCTCGATAGGCTGTCGTGAATAATTTCTCCGGGCACGATGATCAATAGTTATCGTttattgctaattttttttcttttgcgaaGGTTACCGCATTAAGACGCCGTATGAAAAAGACTAGAAATTTTGACATCTGTCAGATACGTCCTGTCGCTTTTGTTTTGTTcccaacaaattatatttgtggTTATCGAGGTTGCGGCTCGTTGCAAATTtcgcattttcttttttatcgttctcCCACTTGCTGTGCAATGGATAGATCTTTGGAGatgaatttacatttttttaatcatatttatgtatCTGTATCCGATGTAGATGATCTTTGTCGAATGAACGAACTtgtaaaagaaacgaaattccgTCCTCGTTATTATGCGTACCACGTCGATCACGAAAATCATGATGGTGACTCATGCAGCGACCATGCCTCTGTCACCTGCTTTTCATTCCAGTTAATGGCAAGGGATACCGTAATAAAGcgataaattccaatttttttttggtaagAAACCACGAGTATACGTGCGTGCTTTTAATGATCACATGTCGTGCATATGTAATACACGAAACATATGTCTGGGAATTTTGTCTTTGATGATAACGTTCTATTTAAAGATCGGTTTTAATTAGCAATTTTTCATGCTGTTGAATTAttagagatttttaaaaaactaatatatactataatatatgcaataacgaaatataagttgaaatttcataaaaaaaaaaattaataaatattgtaaaataagtttcaagatcaattaaatttttcttctcattggatgttacattttttattcgataccaTTATAACCGGTTTTGAAACGAGTTCAACGTCTCGCAAACTCGAGATCACTCAAGATCCGAATagcataataaaatgattttgaacATTTATCTTGTATCGTTattcttcgataaaaatataagaagagGCGGGAGTTATTCAAAGAAACATCTCTAGGCAGTTGGCTCTTTAAATAATGAacgaattcatttataaaacgatGAACGCATTCGaagaaagatcgatcgaattgaTCGGGATGGCATTCGAACATTTCACAGATAGAACGTCAACGCTATTCAAAGCGTAGGACGATCTTCCGACACgttattttcgagatataaTTATGACATATAACGTCGACATCGCATAACTTGACAAATAGTTGTAATGTCGAATAGACTCGAATCATTtcgtctttaattttttttcatagtgTACCTTGATCTGATTACCTACATAAAGCAAGCAAGTCTGGCAAGAGTCAAGGTACAGGCTACATTGCGGTTATATTTGTTGCCCATTGACATTCCAGTGGTAGAAGAGCAAAGTGCATGGTAACGCAGGAATCTTGAAAATCGATTATCTGTCTATAAGCACTAAACtttcaaatgaatataataagtataattctttaaaaaattatttatttgtttaaaaaataatcttccgTATCATCGCGTTAAAATTAACGCAAATTTCATACGACAGATTTAtacatttgataatatttgtaaaataagatgaataaattatctatatggTATATATACTAACCGTTCTTCGATTCACTCGTTTATCCATTCTGTCGATTTGAATGTCAGTTAACGTGGCCGTAAAAGTTTGTCTCGTTGGCTTTCACGCTCGTTCCCACACAATCTATTGACGTTTCTGTCAATGCGCGCGATAACACGTTTGTGAATCCCACGAAACGAAACAATGAGAAACTACGTGAATACTCTCTccttaatatgttatttttttacgcgCCACTACTAACGAGACTGACATTATTTATCTTGGCAtggataaaaatgttttttattaaattttatttcgaatttacgattgaaagtaaaataaattcttacttGAAAATTACAGATATTATGTTGTCTCAAATGAAAACCAATTCTACTAGAAAGCTGGAAGGAAAACGACCGAAAGAACTAATGTCGTCTTCCAGTCTTTCCGGTATGTCACAATTATCGAACAGCAGTGAAGAGACTTTGGAACCTCTTGTGCATAAGCCGCACAAATTGGAAACGACAGAAAGGTAAGTcagctaaaaatttaaatattttattaaaaaaaatataatattcttttttgtcaaaatttgatatatattttaattaaacttttaattataaattattttatattttttaaaatatataaaaaataaaattcattaatcataattcaaaaaaaattagatttaactttaatgattttaaatatattaaaatagattatcaGATTTCTATTTTACCGACATCTGATAAATTCGAGGGCGCTATATTctaagagagaaatttttacaagaatgATACGGGAATAATGTAGATTGTAACtgttatttaaactttttattaattttattaatatttttaatattttaatatttatattaataatatctaattctaattaaattaaaatacttatattaataattaaattatacatgcaatagtttgtaaaatatattttatagcacAACGAAAGACGCAAGTCCACAAAACAACGAATGGCTATTAAGTGGACCAAGTGGGAACAAGTCTATTTTACGTTTCAAGTAagtttaatatcttatttctttatgatttacatataatatgcaaaataataatataatatacaatgcaataattatatttcttgcaGAGTataatctttgatattttttttttttactgttttCTTAGATGTTCTGCATTAGCAACTCCTCCGAAAGAACCTCCCGCGAAAATATTGCACATgacctataaaatttttcaaacggaCACTAAACTTATTAATCTTTTGCTGCAATCACACGGCTTAACAGAggtaagttataaaaaaacaattcaaatttattttcaaaaaattatttattttcagtaCATATGTACTAAGAAAATCAAGTCAATCGTTTAtaacagaaattaattttttgtttttttcttttttttttctttttttttatttatttatttttttttattttttttttatttttaagtactCATTAATATACAAGTTGTGAGAATAGTAGAATACAACTTATATTTAAgacaaatacattttttatatattttatcatgacaCTTGTTTACTggcataattttctttaattaaatttttaatttaacaattatattttgtgatataaaaaatcgtatatttcgtattatatactttgatttatttgttaatgatATTACTGTAAtgtaagttattatatataatatgaaatagttTTCtacatatagttttttttatttaatatttaatatgttattattgaatattattttagtactTATCGTAATGTAAcgaagtatataattatataagaaaatcgaATCAGAATTcagtaaataaaacaaaaatgtatttttaaaaaaattctaagatGACCAATTACTGTTACGaattgcatttaaatttacattcatttaattatataataaacatttctttccatttattcaaatataaattgtcttatatttattaaaattatttttaatactgacAATTTTACAGTCTATTAAAGTATAACAGATTTAAACAGTAGCCAATTGTGTCAtggacaaaatttttaaaaaattaattttatcgtaaatttcttaaaaatctgTTACTGAATACAATTACCACAAAACCAATGAGCTCCTGGACATAAATCCACATCTAAATTTGCGCGAGTAAGTGTTGTTCTTAACATCCTTACACCTTCACAATCTAAACCCCAATTTGCCaaatttccaatctttttcagtcttttacaatttttaaacatgtTAAGGACAGTAGTTGCAGATACTTTACTGGcctcatatatataaaaacacgtTAGATTTTGTACTAAactattttcacatttatcagACTTTCTTAGATTTCTATGTTTGTTTGATACactcaataatttttccaaatgttCATTAGTGAGATCAAAACAACTATGAACATGTAATGCTGTTAATTCTGGTGCTAATGAAAGAAGTTTTGTAATAGCAACAGCACTCACTATACGtcctaattgaatttttttcaaatattttaatggagGAGGATCAACACCTTCTGTCCAAATTATGTTTGACCCATCATTAGTAAATGTTCTAAGATTAGAACAACTACTAAGAACTTCTTTCAAATCAACTTGAATAGGATTTTCATTTTGAGTTATTCTGAGATTAAGTTCACGTAAATTGTGACCATTAGTGCGAAGATAATCATAAAAACCATCCAACCATTCTCTTTGAGGTGGTATACTATGCACACTCAGGGAAGTAACATAGGGAAATAGTCTCAAAGCTTCAGGAGGATGATGAGGCTcagaaatatgtaatttttctacTCTTGGACAAGCCTGAGCCAAAAGTTCCAAACGAACTGGAGTAGTTCTGCTACTTCTTGCTTGAGTTAGACTAAATGGAGTTTTAAATCCAATAAGtcctttattcattatttccaCTACTCTTCCCATGTGACTATATTCTGCTAAAGATTCCAATCGTGGAACATGTACCAAAGCTAAAAGTACTCCTGCACTGGTAACACCAGTATTAGCAACATTAAGTACTCTAAGTGTGTCACAGAGAAAGTTTCTGCTTTCATAGTATTCTAATAATACCCCttgtttttccttcttttctgatttagaatttttcatttttaattttgaaagtagAGTTTTTAAACGAGACCAACTAGTAGGTTCTTGCATAGCAGTATGAGGTACTTTATCTCGAAGTTCTACTTGTAACAGTAATTGTTTCAATCCTATGTCTGTTACTTGTCTTGAACAAGCTACATCCAAATGCACAAGTTTTGGACAGGCTTTTCCCACCACTTGAAGCACTGCATCACTGGCTATATTACGCAGAGTTAAactcattaaatttttcatatttaaaagtgCACATCTTAATAATTTGCAATCTAATCTTAATAAAGCAGAACGAGCCAATTCTAAAGATTCAAGTCCAATTCCTTCTGATGCAAGCAGTTTTAATAATGATGTTTGATGACTACATCCATAATAACAACAGAGATTCACTTTTAATTGCTTTATATCATGCCCAAGAAGAAGAGCTAAAAGATATAAAGGAGCTGGGCCAGAAATTAAAGTTGATCCATCAGATGCAGGTCCATATAACATTTTTGAAGTTTCTTCAATAACTTGAGATCTTAAACGTGCTGGTAAGGCATTGATATAATATGGTCTTATAGTCTGCTTTGCATATGCCAATACTTGTGCAGCGGATGATTCTTGTGAAAGCACCTGCAGCCTTCGGCACGTCCCGTCGAGTTGTTGACACACACGTCCCAAACTAAGCCCCTCTAGGGAATTAGGCTGACGGTGGCCAGGCATCTTCTCTTGTTCATtcactataatattatatacattatttagtataatataataatatgaaaattatttcaatatttatattttaaataagaacaattgtatattattaattatatatacaattaaaatttgactTTTAGTTATTGGAATTAGTGGAATTTGCaaacaaagaatttaatatatattaattaatatatgaaatttattacaacttttttcttgtgtattatgaagaattttaatcgtaaaaattaaatattcaaatagatttaattataaagttataaaaaaatattcatatatattataaaaaattattttttttagatactaGATATTAATTGCATGTGTAATAGGCAAAATAAGatcaatgttataattttgagGTTAACTATGTTTGAATCACAGtataataatcgttttttttactttataagtTCCTactttaatatgaatatcacAATCATATTATCAGGACAAAATCATCTGAAGAAAACATTCTATATAAACAACTTTCCTGTATAATTATGAGCAGCGAAAAATCGTTGCTACTATTCCCACAAACTTTCATGGCAGAACGCGCCGACGCTTTTTCTCCTCATTGTTTGACTATTGTTCATTATAAACTCAAAATTATCatgtaaattcaaaaaatcatcatttttttattttttggtaaatctaaatattttaaatctataattgtaaaagatGTTTTTACACTcctactattttttattttttttttttgataacaaacaaatgaataaataattttaatttacaattttctagttttgaaaaaagaatagctaatcaaaacatttaaataaatgattctttTATGAGTTATtatcaaagtaaaaataaatttttacaaatttttaatttaatagtaaaagaaaaataaatattctattttatatttaattaactaaataaaattcgatatacATGTATTTGTCTCTCCTTTACGATTCTATGTATCACGATAATATATcaggaaaattagaaaatatgttttgttctaaaaaatattgcaccatattatattataatttatatatacgtatgtttttttatgtatcattATGTATCGTGAacaaatcgattattttcaaacttcaTCATCaactttttctattaatttaggaagaatattaatttattatttaagtgattattcgttatttcttaacaatataattaattaaattataatttaatatatcattcttttattgaaaatgcCTTTCCTTTTATATTGCATAGATAAGATGAAAtacgaatttaattcaaattcgattccgaattttaattcatcatataagataatatcgtAGAATTAAATCATCGATAAAGTAATTTCTATAGTAATACATCATTcatacgattatttttctctgCTATTATCATACTAACGTCTTTATTTCAATCGATTTCTATTCTGTACATAAACGATGTTCGTCTAAGCAATTATCAAAGACCTGTTGCGAGAGTGACAGAAAGGTGGCATCGATGCATGCTATAATTGCGAAAACGTTGGAGAACGGTCCGCGAGCAGCAAGGTTTCACGCGACCTCTTGTTAATTAACTAACGCCTCGTGTACCGTAATGCAATTTTGCGAGTCGTCACAGATAGCTATCTGTATTCACGCACAAACGAAAtcagaagaaatatattaaacgttaaatttatagaataaatattgtaatgaaaacaattacgaaaaatcagaaataaaaaaaaacaagattagAAATTCGCtattgatttgattaaaaaatattagatttagattaaaagtaaatattgcaATTGTATCGTATTTAAACTTGACCTAGACCTAGCTATTGTTTGACCTAGACCAAATCACGCGGCAAAAGCATATCTTAGATTTTACATGGAAATAATTACTCATGCAAATAGAAACATATGCAAATCGCATTCAATGCTGATTGGATAATACTTGAGatcgaattattgaaatctaatcggtttcttcgatattttattctttattattacgtCGTAGGTCATATATTTTGGTAATACGAATATTATCCTCAAAGTTTCAAATCGGTTCCGTAAAAGCCATAATCGGATAACTAGATAGAAATTCGCGTGATGCACATGACGTGATTAACATCGAAATCCGAACAATATGTAAATACAGTGTGTCGTTCACACGTTCGGTTACATAAAGGCAAACACGACCGAATCTGACATACCGCTGCGACACTTTCACTggaccattttttttttcgttcattcTACTTGCGAGCAATCGACGCTACTTTCTAGTAACGGTATTAAAACGGCTTGACACTCAATGTTCACATTTCTACATCACTGAAACTAATTGGAAATTTACTTATACTTAATGATATTCGATCATTGATTTTCttgattcaatataatattttttaatcgatttaaacACCGTGTTGCACAAATAACTAATGAGTAACGCATAGTCGAGTATATGTTACCCACGTGTCACTGCATCAACAAGATCCAAACAAAACTTTCAAACTCTTTCAACTATAAACCATATACGTTTTAAAAGAATGTACgcttttcttcaaataattgttatagtaaaaaaaaattagaatgatCGTTTATTTCaagtgaatatttttcgattgaaatttcgatcgaatctttTCCCATTTCGTATTCCCAACCGATCCAAATTCAGTGTTCAACAGTTGCGTATACGTTTCTAAAAGCAGCGCAAAATCTCTGGCATAGGTTGCCCTTTTACTCATATAACACGGTTTTAACTATATCTTTCACGAAACCAAATACTTTTTAACACTCCTCTCAATTCTTTCAATACGAATGAACCGAATTAAAAGTAGTTTTAACCAGATAAACAGtagtaaaaaaatcataaaggaAGGACGAGTAAAATCGGAATATCGGAATATCTTCTTCGCAACAGTATCGAATAACGCCACGATGCTCATCGCCcctcgaaatattataattcatgaaAGAGGCAAATAACTGCGAGCTCGTAAAGTATCGATCGTAATTCCCTGTTTATCTCTTCTGTTCGTACTCGATTCTTCGTGAAAATTAAGCTCTGTTTTGCGACGAAATTTTAAGTcggaaataaaaagagatcgAGAAGTTAGGTCGGTTGTTAATAAGAAATGGCGAGTGATTGATCACAgtccagagagagaaagagagaaagagagagagagaaatagagagagagagggaaagagagaaaaggaaaagaatggtATCGCGTCAGGTGCCTACCTTGAAACAAGCAAGTCCCCTACGGGTGTCTCCTGAGCGGCGGCTCGTGCTAGACTGCCGCCGCTACGAAATCGCATGCGTCTGCTGGCTGATGCGGACTCGGTTCTCGACTCGGCTCGGCCCGCGACCTCGTCGTCCGGCTTTTCGCTTGCCCACTACACTCACGATGTTACACACTTCTCCATCCATTCTGGGGCTGAGTAGTCGAGCCGCCAACTCTCGGTCCCTCGTCGTTTCATAGTTGCCTTAAAATATgctactttatttatttatcgacacGCCGGATAATGATTACAGGATATCTCGCCGCGGCGTGCATTATACTTATACTTGCGATATGCTTCGCgttatcgtgaaaaatatcgattttccgGAGGAAAGCAAATTGTTCTATTATCCTCATCCtttttgaaatacaatttcGTGTTGCGTGGTTGGTATGAAATCGTGTTGGactttatatcgatattatgtACATATCAAAGACACGG
This DNA window, taken from Apis cerana isolate GH-2021 linkage group LG5, AcerK_1.0, whole genome shotgun sequence, encodes the following:
- the LOC107994445 gene encoding uncharacterized protein LOC107994445, which encodes MDELAITREPIRKRTRIGNKCDSQTVVPISFPIPRIVSLPVEIIFEIFSYLSYKDLYAISHVSLFFNRLAYDPFLWRTYEVTNNEQDTAEVIKELKRMPLLKKFSISVRADCDEILRQISLTNKKLEELHVSNCTGSTSKLYLRSGYLIRILERCRNLHTINILGSRFRGRKFYRLLGDIGPRLRSVYAPATKSQFCTFIKYARQISETDRETICSMYIGVKSWAPLYYFVTKRADRVCTALISYLHNDILLIDANRSIHKLSITDRRNT
- the LOC107994444 gene encoding uncharacterized protein LOC107994444 isoform X2 → MNEQEKMPGHRQPNSLEGLSLGRVCQQLDGTCRRLQVLSQESSAAQVLAYAKQTIRPYYINALPARLRSQVIEETSKMLYGPASDGSTLISGPAPLYLLALLLGHDIKQLKVNLCCYYGCSHQTSLLKLLASEGIGLESLELARSALLRLDCKLLRCALLNMKNLMSLTLRNIASDAVLQVVGKACPKLVHLDVACSRQVTDIGLKQLLLQVELRDKVPHTAMQEPTSWSRLKTLLSKLKMKNSKSEKKEKQGVLLEYYESRNFLCDTLRVLNVANTGVTSAGVLLALVHVPRLESLAEYSHMGRVVEIMNKGLIGFKTPFSLTQARSSRTTPVRLELLAQACPRVEKLHISEPHHPPEALRLFPYVTSLSVHSIPPQREWLDGFYDYLRTNGHNLRELNLRITQNENPIQVDLKEVLSSCSNLRTFTNDGSNIIWTEGVDPPPLKYLKKIQLGRIVSAVAITKLLSLAPELTALHVHSCFDLTNEHLEKLLSVSNKHRNLRKSDKCENSLVQNLTCFYIYEASKVSATTVLNMFKNCKRLKKIGNLANWGLDCEGVRMLRTTLTRANLDVDLCPGAHWFCGNCIQ
- the LOC107994444 gene encoding uncharacterized protein LOC107994444 isoform X3 — translated: MPGHRQPNSLEGLSLGRVCQQLDGTCRRLQVLSQESSAAQVLAYAKQTIRPYYINALPARLRSQVIEETSKMLYGPASDGSTLISGPAPLYLLALLLGHDIKQLKVNLCCYYGCSHQTSLLKLLASEGIGLESLELARSALLRLDCKLLRCALLNMKNLMSLTLRNIASDAVLQVVGKACPKLVHLDVACSRQVTDIGLKQLLLQVELRDKVPHTAMQEPTSWSRLKTLLSKLKMKNSKSEKKEKQGVLLEYYESRNFLCDTLRVLNVANTGVTSAGVLLALVHVPRLESLAEYSHMGRVVEIMNKGLIGFKTPFSLTQARSSRTTPVRLELLAQACPRVEKLHISEPHHPPEALRLFPYVTSLSVHSIPPQREWLDGFYDYLRTNGHNLRELNLRITQNENPIQVDLKEVLSSCSNLRTFTNDGSNIIWTEGVDPPPLKYLKKIQLGRIVSAVAITKLLSLAPELTALHVHSCFDLTNEHLEKLLSVSNKHRNLRKSDKCENSLVQNLTCFYIYEASKVSATTVLNMFKNCKRLKKIGNLANWGLDCEGVRMLRTTLTRANLDVDLCPGAHWFCGNCIQ